A stretch of DNA from Vulpes lagopus strain Blue_001 chromosome 12, ASM1834538v1, whole genome shotgun sequence:
ACATTACTATGCTGTTCTAAACCAGCCTAGCAACTAGCACCTCAAAGTCACCAATATTCATATTGTTCAGGTAAACTCCTAGTTTCTAAAGTCCATATTCCTGTGCTGTAAACCATCTCCCATCTTCTCAAGTATcaatcttctttctctctctccattttctctttcctttttaacctGACCCTTTTCATAGTTTAGAACAGTACCAGGTAATAACTAGTAGTTTCTTATAAAGCAAAAATGGCAGCCGAGGCCCCCACCATGGTCTATTTCTGTGTTCTCCGTGACAGACAGACAGCTGGGCAGAGTGCCAGCAGTGGAATCATTTCACAgtccaaaaataaaatccagttttGTATTCCAGGTACCAAGTGGAAAAATGAAGATTCTCCTGGTCTTTCTAGGTCTGCTTGGTAATTCTTTTGCTATGCCAGTGAGTATCAAAATTTTTTTAGGacttttctttgtattctatTGTTGCATAGCTTGGAGATAATTATTGGGTTTATTTCAACTGGTGTTCTGAATTTGTCACCAATATTCTCTCACTACCAGATGCAAATGCCTCGAATGCCTGGATTTAGCAGTAAAAGTGAGGAGGTATGTATATTAATTAAGTCTCTGGGGAGAAGTTTTCCTAAGCCCTGTCCTGAGAGtccattaaaaaaaggagaactttctgttatataaaatttcttacgaaagagacagaaagagggaaattTGAAAGACTTAAACTCTCAAGTCAAGGCAAAGTAGTAATTTCCCCAGCAGCATACACACTTACATACTTCAATATTCCTTTCCAAGGTTAGTGTAAATATGGGTTCAAGTATAATTAATGTTCGTTTCTTTGCTAAGTTTTCAAGCCAGCAAAGATTGACATTTGTACCAAAGATTTTCCGAAGGTAGACACATAAGCATATAGTATCTTCTACATGACTCATAGCCAACGTCATTAGCCAAATTCAATGTACATCCGAAAGGAGAATCATCTTTTCATAGAATTATCACATTCTCAAGTCAAGAACTTCAAAAGTTGAGTAGAACATTCAAAAACTtcaaagttgggatccctgggtggctcagtggtttagcgcctgccattggcctagggcgtgatcctggagtctcaggatcgagtcccacgtctggctccatgcatggagcctgcttctccctcctcctgtgtctctgcctctctctctctctctctctatgtctatcataaataaataaataaatcttaaaaaaaaacaaaacaaacttcaaagttgacaagatttttattttctgtattttattttgattcttctcaaaataaaattccaactaaaaaaattaaagtgacatAAGGTTTTAATCGCatacttaatttaaattcatgCATAGCTAGTAAAAGACATTATGACTGCTATATGTTAAAATCAGAAATTCAACTTCTTTCTGATGATCTGTGGGTTGATTAGATAAAAAGttttcactttgtatttttgGATTCTTTTGGTCACAGATGATGCGATATGGTCAGTTCAACTTTATGAACTCCCCACATGTAAGTTCTGCTTTGTATTCTGACAATTTCTTATTTACACACAGATAATTACATTATAAAGTTTGTTATAGCTAATAAAGATACCAATCCAGTGTTTTAATTACAGTGTAATCATTATAAGACTTTTAAGGGAGAAAAGTCTCACCTGTCTCCTTACCCcaaattttcttcttattcattACTGTTGTTctcttatgtaaataaaaatcagttattaATTGCCAACCTTCTTTATATTCAAGAGAAATGGGTTCTGGGAAAAGATCACACAACATACATTCACAAATAATAAGGACAACAAATAGCATAGTAAATACTCCagttgtatgtgtgtgggggatAAATTTCATGTGGATTATCTTGAAAGATAACACTAAAATTAtatagcaatgatttttttaaataaatttgggtTAACCATTAGTGCTAATTCTTAGAACCAACTAATAATGAATCATGTATCAGTTGGATCTTTTGgcataatttttctgaaaaaattacaTGACAGTATAGCAATATTATGTCACTCTGGACATTTGTGGTGATCCTAAGAACCACTGGGGGGAAAGATCAAGGACTCCATCAATTTCCTCTTATTCTGTTATTCAAGCCATTCTCTTTGAAACCTTCTCACCTACCATCGTCGTCATCCTTGTCAATTTTCTCTTCAAGTATTGACTGACCTCACTCTTTCAAACTCTCATTCTCGGTTCTAGTGACTTTGCCCATGATTTGAAATTTTCATCAAGTTAATTGGCATGAAACTCTGCATCATAATGCAAGATTCACAATTTCACCTTCCATTAATCCACATGGCGTTTACAAAGTATTTGTGTTATCACCCAACAGATAGCAAGATACTGATTAGTGGAGACTGGGAATAGAGACTGGTGTTCAACTAGAGTAGGAATGTTTGAATGGGAACTGACATTATAGGAGGTCAATTCATAAATTAGCTTCTTCAGATTATAACTACTTTTGCTTCCCTGCCAGCCTCAAAGTTGTGGAGATTCTAATAAGGAAGAAGGAATTAATGAAAATTCACCAATAACCAAAAACCATAGGCACCATATAAAGATATTCATACAAAGaatttgtattctctctctcttcattatttttttttctgtttgtcactCCCActtcctttatcttctttctgctttttctccttttctagttTATAACAAGTCACAGGAGTTTTGAGTTTGATGTCAACTCCTCTGTAACCTGACTTGTACACTTCTTACGTGAGTCAGTGCTTCAGAGTTAGAAAATTATCAGccaaattcttaaaatgaaatttctcaCCTAATTCtgtcttttgctttgtttggttggttttctaaaaaaaaaaaaaaaaaaaaaaaaactgaaattatttccataagacaacatttaaagaaatgctaaagatCTGGAGGCTTCCATTGTTAACTTTCAtagaatttttaagaagtttgGTTGAGTTTTAGAGACTAACATTAGTGGATGAATAAAGGTGGAATCTCAGCCCTTCCACAATTTGACTGTTATTTGCTATCTTTGCAGATGGCACAGCTGGGCCCCTTATATGGGAATAGTATGCCTCAGCTCTTCCCACAGTACCAGATGCCTATGTGGCCTCAACCACCACCCAACACGGGGCACCCACAGAAATCTCCTTCAGCACTCAAACGCCAAAAGAGCAAGACTGATCAAGCCCCAGAGACTCAGAAACCCCAGCCTCAACCGAAAAAACCACCACCAAAGCGACCTTTAAAGCAGCCACCACCTACCCCAGCACAGCCAGAAGAGGAAGGCCAGCCACCTCAGGTGAGGCTTGCCCTGCAAAATTCCAAACCAGAGTCAATAAGTGGCCTCAGAGGGATTTGGAGAGCTATACCATCCCCACATACACAATTTATCCAATGTTCCTTAATACAGGTACTGCTATGTATGAAAACGAATCTTTAGCTTTTACATTCTTCTAAGGTGATGCTGCACCACCTACTGAAAATCGCCTGGCAGGTTCAGCCTGCCAGCCTTTGTTTGATTAAAAGTTACCAAAATAGGGGCAGCTCAgacagtagagcatgcaactcttaatccaTAGTCACAAGTTTGAGCCCTGCGTTAGGTATacaaattacttcaaaatttttttttcattaaaaagaaaaattaccaggggacctgggtggctcagttggttaagcatctaccttaagctcagatcatgaccagGGTTTTGGGGtagccctgcctcaggcttcccacttggcagggagcctgcttctctctccatctgccccccattcatgctttctctctctctctcaaataaatataaaaaaatattttcttaaaaaaatgaccaaaatactATAACCTTAAAggggctatttttaaaatgcagagacAGCATGGTATTGTAACATGAAGAGTAAGGGAAAAGAGATTCAAGTTCTATCCCCAGCCCTTATTAGTTGAATGATCTTGAGCAGTCATCTTACTCTTCTGGACTCCAGGTTCCCTATGAGTAAAGAAATAATCTCTAAATTCCTTCCAGATCTATGCTTTGATGATCCCAAATACCTGAAAGGTTAACACTGCTTCCAATACTTCTGTGTGGCATAAGTAGTCCTGACAGAAAACAAGAAGGTGTGCAAATGGTTTCTCAAGATACTATCCAGTGTGAAACTTCTAAAATGCTGTCTCTTCATCAattaacagatatatttatttatttattatcagacACTATTATAGATGTAGAGAatataaaactgaatgaaaaaacaCTCCTGGATCATTTACCAACTAAGAGATTATAGGCAAATGACtcaacttctctgaacctcagaatCTTTAGTGGAAAGGAAATGTCTTTGGCACATGTCTTCTGTGTTTAAATGAAGATTTAATTGGTTTACCTCTATAAAATGCTCAGCACAGTACCTAGAACATAAGTGTTTAATGATACTAATACtaactgttgttgttgttgttgttgttgttatttttatcaaCTCAGgcctaaaagaaggaaatcacagTTTAATGcaaagggagatgcagactcccaaGTATTGAACAATTGTATTTAATAGGTTTGTTTCgttttccatttattcttctcACTTCTGCATCACTGTGATTCCTGCTTTCTCTTTAGGCATTCCCACCATTTGGCAATGGGCTATTTCTCTATCAACAGCCACCATGGCAAGTTCCACAcgtgagtttttttctttatactagaAGTGAGAACTAATGCTAACATGTTATATCTCAAACTGGTATGAGTTCATACTCTCTAAATGGAATACCATATGCCAATCACGTGGCATATGGCATATGGagagtatgaaaaaaaatcatcatatcTGTAATCATGtaggaaaaaaatggtttaatgtattttttactcAGATTGGTGACATGAACAGTTGAAATCACCAACTACTAATAACTTAATGAATTGATTTTAAAGGATTGTGTTACTTCACTACTATCCCCCCACTTCcctaagagaatagaaaatacaaagattGTCTTTATTTAATGTAATGGGAAAATTGATACAAAATAGAGTTTGAAAATCATAAGATAAGCTATGATTAGATTAAGAGCTTTCTATGATATCTTATTACTTCTAGCCACAGATATTTCATTATAAAGAATCTTACAAGATTAATATTTACAAGAATCCTTTGaagtttaaaagtattaaaataaggatgcctgggtggctcagcggttgtgtgtctgttttggctcagggtgtgatcctggggtcctgggatccagtcccacatcgggctccctgcatggagcctgcttctccctctgcctgtgtctctgcctctgtctctctctgtgtgtgtctcatgaataaataaataaaatctttaaaaaaataaaataaaataaaataaaataaaataaaataaaacagaacataaTATTAAAATTGCATCACAGGcattaaaaatctaaatcacaaaataaactatttgaagTAAAGAAAAGTTTAAAGGACAATTGTTGTTTAACTAACAGAAACAGcaaatatttgatgatttttttatttgcttatagcATTGGTTTTTCTTGCCTATAACTCTATAGCCAAGAAGACTCTTTATCAATAAGGAACTATTCACTCAAGGAGTAAGAgttccttacttttttttctttaaaagagtgactttttttttcattggccATACTGaactaagtatttatttatttatttattcccagtACCCTTGAACTATTGGAGTAGTTTTCTTACTGGTTACTCTGGGCATAATTTTATATAAGTATAAAGTATTTACTAACTAAGGCAGTACCAGGTAAAGATTCAAAAAGCAGGTAAACATGATTCTCATGCTCAACTATGATCCCACCCACATAGAGCTTCCTGAAGGTCTGTGGGAGTTGGAATAATTTTCTAAACCTTCCCCTGAGCAAACACTCAGCCTCCAAGTTTGATTAGGAAAATAAACCttgctcaaataaaaaaaaacaaaacttatagTAATAATCCAGGAGAAATTGTCAGTTTGTCATCCTAAATGTGACACAGACTCTCTAAAAATAGCATCATTATTTAATCTCTATTGTTATATGTTCTAATATGGATGTTTAGATCCCAACAGCACTCAAatctctccaccccccaccaccgtgtgtgtgtgtgtctgtgtgtgtgtgtttgtgtgtctgtgtgtctctgtgtttgtgtctgtgtctgtctgtctgtctgtgtgttgGGGTGATGGGATGGGGTGACTGCTAGGAGATGCAACCATACATAGTATTTTGAGTAGGATAATCTAGAATCCAGCTGAAGCCTTTGTATTTGCCAGTGTTCACTGAtggattataattataataattagaaTTAATAGATAGATTGTGAGAGCTAATGACTCAAAAGCTGAAAACTAACAATGCTAACACCCAATCACTGAGTTGGACTATTTTTAGATACCGTGAGCTGTACAAGTAAATGGCAGTATAGAATGTGGTTTTCTCTTGCATTCATTATGTTTTGCACATTTCAGAGGGTACCACCAGGTTATGGACGTCCGCCAGTCAGCAATGAAGAAGGCGGGGTGAGTATAAGTAGAGCTACATTCCCCATTAGGAAttacaatccaaaaaaaaaaaaaaaggaattacaatCTATTAGCCTGTGctttttaattcctatttttaaaattcaacacatgaatttgtaGCTCAAGTGCCTGTGATATAAGAAAAAAGctagtaacaaaaataaacacatcattTCTCCTCTACATGTACtgaactctctccctctctctctccctttctcccccactccctccctctccttatcccccttcttctctctctccctctctttttctctcttttattctgtctctctctaagaAGGATAACCTAATAACCTTTGCTCTAGAGTCTTTGGACTCTGGACAGTGATGGAGCAACtaaaaagcagagaaggaaggaaacacatcCTAGAAAGTTACCCCCAGAAGGGAATTAAGTAATCATCTAACTCCTTCATTGAACAAATAAACTGAAGCCCCAAAAAGGTAAATTACTATTCAACTACTATCCACTGAGTTAGTGGATAAATTGAACCTAGAGCTCGTTTGACACCCCATCCAATGGCTTCTCTACCACACCACACTAGAAGAGCCAAATGCATGTCACAGAGTGATACATTGTTAAAATATTCTAGCCCCTGTGTCATCAAAAAAGTCATTATAGTGATTGTGGCATGGAAATCCACCCCTGGAGCTTACTTcccttttttctccctaaaaataTGATATGTCCTCAGTGAAATGACTCTGGAGGATGAGGGGTTGGGAAAGGGAGCAAGGAAGGAGTTAAAATAATGACATTGGAAGTAATGGCATGAGGTGCTTTTAAAaaggtgtgcctggctggcccagttagAAGAGCAAGCAACTCTCCATCTTGAGGGCctaagtttgagtcccacgttgaatatggagattgcttaaataaacaaacacactttaaattttttttaattaaaaaagtttaaaaaataaaataaaaatatcctttcGAAATTAGAATTGCCAGATAAAAATGATTCAGATAATTGCCTGCAACCCAGAAACTGGCActtcaaattttcaaaacaataacatgagaaaataaaagcataaggGCCCAGGCAGTTAGCATAGGCATGAAAAAGTCTGTTTTCCTCCTCCTGtcatgtcacttagcataatgtcctcaaggttcatccatgttgtcatctattgaaatttccttctttcttaaggcTTAGTAGTAGTCCATGGTGTATTTTGACCACATTTGCCTTTTCCAAGGTATTTACTAAGTACCAGGCACAGAGCTTTATATATGTTATCTCTTTTGACCCTCATGACAACCTATGAGATAGATATCCTTTTATTATCTTGagtttacaaataataaatatatataaactgacGTTAGCCCTGAGTCATACTATTAATACTGGAGGaacagggatttgaacccatatCTGTCTAGAGCTCCACTCTTTAGGCCATGCCATGCTGCTTTTTATGTTATGATATGGGGTTTAGAGTTTATCTTGTAAGGTAAGGGcaactttaaataatatttaaagggGAAAGTGACAGAAGttccaccaccccccacccccagcctctacTGTTCTGACGGCAGTGGAGAGACAAGATTAGACGGAAAATTATACCCGGAGTAACCAGTAAGAAAACTACTCCAATAGTTCAAGGGTACTGGGAATAAAGGAAGAGGGACAGGATGGAAGTTTAGATTTTATAGAACTTGGTTATTAATTGTCTGGGGGaaatagagaaaaggagaaaccCGGAAAGCTGGGTAGATAGTGGCAAATGTTGCTTAGATATAGAATATGGGAGAAGGAAGTTTGGGAGGGGGGGGGCATAGTCCATTGCAGGTACCCATGAGATCTTCAGTGATGCAGTCTTGCTGCTTCAGCCTCAGGAGGGAGTGTCATGGGCCAGACTTATGGCATTGGGGGTCACTGATATGTATCTGTATTGAAAAAATTGGCCTGCAATAGACTGTTTGAGGCAGGTgtgcaaaatgagaaaagaagaatgagaaggatAGAAAATGGAATCCTTtgctaaaaagacaaaaacctctCAGATTTAGGATCCAGGCctaggaaaagaaaactgagaactAACAGTCTGAAAGAGTACTCAAAGAGAGAACCAGAAGGGAACAGAAAGAAttaactttgaagaaaaaaagtatagctAATGGTTTTAAAAGAAGCATGTGGCTAATTTCTCTATTACAGTAAAAAAATTCCACCCCACAGCATGGTGGGAAACAAAGAGTAATTACCAATTTCCACCTTCTTCCCTACAGAATCCTTACTTTGGATATTTTGGATATCAGGGATTTGGGGGTCGTCCTCCTTATTATTCAGAAGAGATGTTTGAACAAGATTTtgaaaaacccaaagaaaaagaTCCTCCTAAAGCAGAGAGTCCGGCTGCTGAGCCCTCGGGTAATTCAACAGGTCCCGAGACTAATTCTACTCAACCAAATCCTGGAGGGAGTCAGAGTGGAAATGACACCAGCCCAACAGGAAACAGTGGCCCTGGCCCAAACGCTGTGAGTAATCCTACGGCTCAAAACGGGGTTATCTCACCCGCTACAGTTAATATTTCAGGCCAGGGAGTACCAAGAACTCAAATCTCATGGGGACCAAATCAGccaaatattcatgaaaattatCCAAATCCTAACATCCGAAATTTTCCTGCAGGGAGACAATGGCGTCCCACTGGTACTTTCATGGGGCACAGACAGAATGGGCCTTTTTACCGAAATCAACAGGTACAAAGGGGTCCTCGGTGGAACTCCTTTGCTTTGGAACGCAAACAAGCAATGCGTCCAGGAAATCCAATCTATCGTAAGGCTTATGCCTCTACTGCAAGAGGGAATTCTCCTAATCATGCAGGAAATCTGGGGAATGTCAGAAGAAAGCCTCAGGGACCAAATAAACACCCTATGGGAACCAGTGTTGCTCCTCTGGGTCCCAAACATGGTACTGTTGTCCACAATGAAAAAATCCAAAATCCAGGAGAGAAACCAGTAGgcccaaaagaaagaatagtcATTCCGACAAGGGATCCATCTGGCCCCTGGAGAAACTCTCAAGATTATGGAGTTAACAAATCAAACTATAAACTGTCTCCCCCTGAGAGTAATGTGCTAGTCCCAAATTTTAATTCTGTTGATCAACATGAAAACTCTTATTACTCACGAGGAGATTCCAGAAGAGCCCCAAATTCTGATGGACAAACCCAAAGCCAGAATTTGCCCAAAGGGATTATTTTAGAGCCAAGAAGAAACCCATATGAATCAGAAACTCATCGGCCAGAATTAAAGCACAGTACATATCAACCTGTATTCCCTGAGGAAATTCCTTCCCCTGCAAGAGAACATTTTCCTGCTGGAAGAAATACTTGGCATCACCAAGAAATCTCTCCATCTTTTAAGGAAGatcctgggaggcaggaggaacTCTTACCTCCTCCTTCCCAGGGCTCTAGGGGAGGTGTTTACTACCCTGACTATAACTCTTATGATCCCAGGGAAAATTCACCATACCTTAGAAGCAATAGATGGGATGAGAGAGATGATTCTCCCAACACAATAGGGCAACCCAAAAATTCGCTGTATCCCATAAATACTCCAGAGCTGAAAGAAACAGTCCCTTACAATGAAGAGGACCCAATTGATCCAACTGGAGATGAAACTTTCCCAGGACAAAGTAGATGGGGAATGGAAGAGCCAAGCTTTAAAGAAGGTCCAACAGTTAGGCACTATGAAGGTGAGCAATATACGGTAAATCAACCAAAGGAATACCTTCCCTATTCCTTAGATAATCCATCAAAAACCAGGGAGGATTTCCCTTATGGTGAGTTTTACCCCTGGAACCCAGATGAGAATTTTCCATCATATAATACAGCTCCCACTGTACCACCACCTGTGGAGAGCAGGGGCTATTATGCTAATAATGCTGTCCGACAAGAAGAAAGCCCTCTGTTTCCTTCTTGGAACTCCTGGGACCACAGGGTTCAAGCccaaggacagaaagaaaggcagccattttttaacagaaattacTGGGATCAGCCAACAACTTTACACAAAGCGCCCCCTAGTCCACCACACCAGAAGGAGAACCAGCCCTATCCTAGTAATTCCCCAGCTGGGCTTCAGAAAAATCCAACATGGCGTGAAGGTGAGAATTTGAATTACGGCATGCAGATTACTAGGTTAAATTCCCCAGAGGGAGAACATTTGGCTTTCCCAGATTTAATTCCTCCAAGTTACCCAGCAGGTCAAAAAGAAGCACATGTATTTCACCTAAGCCAGAGAGGCCCTTGCTGTGCTGGTGGCTCCCCAGGACACAAGGACAATCCACTTGCTCTACAGGACTACACTCCACCCTTTGATCTTGCACCAGGGGAGAATGAAGACACCAGTCCTCTGTACACAGAAGATAGTCATGCTAATCATGCACGAGATACCATCTCTCCTGCCAGCAACCTACCTGGCCAAAGAAACAGCTCAGAGAAAAGAATGCCTGGAGAAAGTCAAAACCTAAGTCCTTTTAGAGATGATGTGTCCACTCTGAGAAGGAACACACCATGCTCTATGAAGAATCAACTGAGCCAAAGGGGAATTATGCCGTTTCCTGAAGCCGGTTCCCTTCAATCAAAGAATACACCTTGTCTCACAAGTGATCTTGGAGGAGATGGCAACAATGTTTTGGAAGAGATATTTGAAGACAACCAGCTCAGTGAAAGAACCGTTGACCTTACTCCTGAACAACTTGTTATTGGTACACCTGATGAAGGCCCTGAGCCAGAAGGAATCCAAAGTGAAGTGCAAGGAAATGAGGGTGACAGGCAGCAACAAAGGCCATCAAGCATCATACAGTTACCATGCTTTGGCTCCAAAATAACAAAGTATCACTCCTCCAGCACAGGAACTCCATCTAGCATCGGAAGGCAAGGCCCATTTGATGAAGAGCCGATTATGCCTACCGAAAATCCTAACTCATTGTCTAGGTTAGCTACTGGGGCACAGTTTCAGAGTATAAATGTAGACCCACTTAGTGCTGGTGAACACACTCCATTTGATTCTCTTCAATTAGGGACCAATCCACAGGACCATGTACAAGACTGCTTGCTGCTTCAGGCCTAGGGATTATTGCAACAAAACactctttggggaaagaaaatatGTGATATTCTACAGTGGTTCCCCAACATTCCCCGCTCCCAGACTCAGTTAATTATCTGACCCTCTTGGTGATCCTTAAGTTATCCCCATTCCAGCAATAGGCATAGTggcccaggtgatgctgatgagGTTGGGCCTCCAGGGGTTGCTAGATTCCATACTGCCACTAGTTAACACAGACCTTACAAAGAAGCAGAAAGGCTATGACCTCCATCACCTTGAAACTTGGAAGCCACTTGTCTGGGTTGGTTTCCCTTTGTTTGTcgattcttcctttttctttcaaagttcCATACTTGCAAAGTTCTCTGGTTTTGCAAGACAGAAAGGCAGATGAACTTTCCATTTTATGTATGGATATCTATATATCAGTATAATCCAAGTGATTGTAcagtttttttcttat
This window harbors:
- the ENAM gene encoding enamelin → MLLFQYRHGASLPKLDNLVPSGKMKILLVFLGLLGNSFAMPMQMPRMPGFSSKSEEMMRYGQFNFMNSPHMAQLGPLYGNSMPQLFPQYQMPMWPQPPPNTGHPQKSPSALKRQKSKTDQAPETQKPQPQPKKPPPKRPLKQPPPTPAQPEEEGQPPQAFPPFGNGLFLYQQPPWQVPHRVPPGYGRPPVSNEEGGNPYFGYFGYQGFGGRPPYYSEEMFEQDFEKPKEKDPPKAESPAAEPSGNSTGPETNSTQPNPGGSQSGNDTSPTGNSGPGPNAVSNPTAQNGVISPATVNISGQGVPRTQISWGPNQPNIHENYPNPNIRNFPAGRQWRPTGTFMGHRQNGPFYRNQQVQRGPRWNSFALERKQAMRPGNPIYRKAYASTARGNSPNHAGNLGNVRRKPQGPNKHPMGTSVAPLGPKHGTVVHNEKIQNPGEKPVGPKERIVIPTRDPSGPWRNSQDYGVNKSNYKLSPPESNVLVPNFNSVDQHENSYYSRGDSRRAPNSDGQTQSQNLPKGIILEPRRNPYESETHRPELKHSTYQPVFPEEIPSPAREHFPAGRNTWHHQEISPSFKEDPGRQEELLPPPSQGSRGGVYYPDYNSYDPRENSPYLRSNRWDERDDSPNTIGQPKNSLYPINTPELKETVPYNEEDPIDPTGDETFPGQSRWGMEEPSFKEGPTVRHYEGEQYTVNQPKEYLPYSLDNPSKTREDFPYGEFYPWNPDENFPSYNTAPTVPPPVESRGYYANNAVRQEESPLFPSWNSWDHRVQAQGQKERQPFFNRNYWDQPTTLHKAPPSPPHQKENQPYPSNSPAGLQKNPTWREGENLNYGMQITRLNSPEGEHLAFPDLIPPSYPAGQKEAHVFHLSQRGPCCAGGSPGHKDNPLALQDYTPPFDLAPGENEDTSPLYTEDSHANHARDTISPASNLPGQRNSSEKRMPGESQNLSPFRDDVSTLRRNTPCSMKNQLSQRGIMPFPEAGSLQSKNTPCLTSDLGGDGNNVLEEIFEDNQLSERTVDLTPEQLVIGTPDEGPEPEGIQSEVQGNEGDRQQQRPSSIIQLPCFGSKITKYHSSSTGTPSSIGRQGPFDEEPIMPTENPNSLSRLATGAQFQSINVDPLSAGEHTPFDSLQLGTNPQDHVQDCLLLQA